The proteins below come from a single Desulfomicrobium escambiense DSM 10707 genomic window:
- a CDS encoding ABC transporter substrate-binding protein: MYCNVIFALLLLLASVVPPAAADGGFPGRRVLVVHSYDRGFAWTADIDDALQRELLPRQVQIRTFFMDTNLRPREADIIAAGRKATDIMLEFRPDVVIVSDDNAQKYFAAQYAGNASAPSFVFCGVNKAPSTYGYPAINVTGVVENLAWAKGLELLRRLKPSIKKIAVLRDTRPSSQAEADKMKSSGPDDIEVSWFAVDSFEEWQARVRTAGSDYDALAVMTYNNLTDAEGHIVPAEQVMLWTRDNAALPTLGFYDYTVADGTLCGVIQTGFEHGTLAASLALRILGGERAGDIPVITQTRGLIMLNSLTARKLGIEIPHRLSQEAAALVE, translated from the coding sequence ATGTACTGCAACGTCATCTTCGCACTCCTGCTCCTGCTCGCGAGCGTCGTGCCGCCCGCCGCCGCGGACGGCGGTTTTCCGGGCAGAAGGGTGCTCGTGGTGCACAGCTACGACCGCGGCTTCGCCTGGACCGCAGACATCGACGACGCGCTGCAGCGCGAACTGCTCCCGCGACAGGTGCAGATACGCACCTTCTTCATGGACACGAACCTCCGGCCACGCGAGGCCGACATCATTGCCGCCGGCCGCAAGGCCACGGACATCATGCTGGAATTCCGGCCTGACGTCGTCATCGTCAGCGACGACAACGCCCAGAAGTATTTCGCCGCGCAGTACGCCGGCAACGCCTCGGCCCCGTCCTTCGTGTTCTGCGGCGTGAACAAAGCCCCTTCCACATACGGATACCCGGCAATCAATGTCACGGGCGTGGTCGAGAACCTGGCGTGGGCCAAGGGGCTTGAACTGCTGCGGCGCCTGAAGCCGTCCATCAAAAAAATCGCGGTCCTCAGGGACACCCGCCCTTCGAGCCAGGCGGAAGCCGACAAGATGAAGTCCTCCGGACCGGACGACATCGAGGTCTCCTGGTTCGCCGTCGACAGCTTCGAAGAATGGCAGGCACGCGTCCGGACCGCCGGCTCCGATTACGACGCCCTGGCCGTCATGACCTACAACAACCTGACCGATGCCGAGGGCCACATCGTGCCTGCCGAACAAGTCATGCTCTGGACGCGGGACAACGCCGCCCTGCCCACCCTGGGATTCTACGACTACACCGTGGCCGACGGCACGCTGTGCGGCGTGATCCAGACCGGCTTCGAACACGGGACATTGGCCGCGTCCCTGGCCCTGCGCATCCTCGGCGGCGAACGCGCCGGCGACATCCCGGTCATCACCCAGACCAGAGGACTGATCATGCTGAACAGCCTGACCGCACGCAAGCTCGGCATCGAAATCCCGCATCGTCTCTCCCAGGAGGCGGCCGCCCTTGTTGAATGA